The Campylobacter sp. genome contains the following window.
CCGGTAGTTATGGCAATGATACCTATATATTTAATCGGGGTGACGGAGTCGATACTATAACCGATTACGGCGGTAATAATATTCTCAAACTAGGCGCTGGATTGGATAAAAAAGATTTAATCATTTCGCAAAATTCCAATGGATATATACTTTTATCTTTTAAAGATAATGCTAGTGATAGCATAACTCTTATCTCTCCTAATATTCAAGTTATTGAATTTGCTAACGGCGACAAGATGAATATAGATGAGATTAAAAAGTTATCTCTTATCGGAGATGATACCGATAATACGATTTACGGCTATAACGGTGAAAATAATATTTTAGTTGGTAACAAAGGCAACGATACTCTCACCGGTAGTTATGGCAATGATACTTATATATTTAATAAAGGCGATGGCAACGACATTATAGCGGATACCGGCGGAATCAATACCTTACAATTCGGAGAAGGAATTTCTAGAAGTGATCTAGAATTTAATGCGATCAATTTTGGCTCTGATTTAAAAATATCATTCAAAAGCACTCCTCACGATAGTGTAATTATCAATAGAATTTCTATAAAAAATATAAAATTCGCAAATGGAGAGATTTTAAAACTTAGCGATATTGATAACATAAAAATTATGGGGACCGAAGGAAATGATGTCATTCGTGCAGGTATAAATACTCCTCATATTATAGAAGGGGGCAACGGCAACGATAATATTAAAGGCAATAATTACACCAAATCAATTAATGGTGGTAAGGGTAATGATTGGCTTAATGGAGGAGAAGGCAATGACACCTATATATTTAATGAGGGTGACGGTAGCGATGTTATTTATGATACAAGCGGAATTGATACTTTAAAATTTGGGATCAATATAAGAAAAGAAGATCTAAAATTCAAAAGAGATCCCAATAAGCTTGTAATTTCAGTAAAAGAAGATTCCGGAATGTTATGGGACAGTATTACCCTTGAGAATTTCTACTCTATAAATTCCGGAATGACTTATAATAATACCGTAAGAACCATATCGTTTGCAGACGGTAGTGTTTATAATCTGGACGATATGTTAAAGTCTGCATTACCAAGTCCTACAGATAGAGCCGACATACTTTATCTTTCGGATGGGGATGATACCTTTGATGCGGGTCTTGGAAACGATATAATATGGGGCGGGGACGGCGATGATGTTATTTACGGTAACGAAGGAAATGATACTATTTATGGAGATAACGGCAATGATACGCTAATCGGAGGTAAAGGAGACGATAAACTCGAAGGAAGACGTGGGGACGATACCTATATATTCAATAAGGGAGATGGCAATGACGTTATTTACGATATTGAAGGATCTAATACTATAAAATTTAATGATTTTAGCGCGGATGATATAAATATCAAAAGAATATTTAATGATGTGGTCATCAATTCTAAAATTTCAAATGATACCGTTACCTTGCAACGTTTTTACAATAATAATGGTGAAAGTACTATAAATACTATAAAATTTAAAGATGGCACGTCTTGGGACTATCAAACTATTCTAAATAACTCTTCCATAAAAGCAACTGAAGAGGACGATAAATTTTTTCTTGACGATCAAGACAATGAATTTAATGCCCTTGGCGGAGATGATAAAATTTACGGGAACTGGAAGAGCAATATTATAGATGGGGGAGAAGGCAATGATATACTTATAGGCGGTCAAGGCAACGATACTCTCATCGGAGGAAGCGGTAATGACGAGCTTTATGGCGGTGAAGACAATGATATTTTAATAGGAGGAACTGGAAATGATATGCTTATCGGTGGAGCAGGCAACGATACCTACATCTTCAACAAAGGAGATGGAAATGATACCGTAGAGGATTATACTGGCAATAATACTATTAAATTTAACGATTTTACTTTGAATGATATAGATATAAAAAAAGTTTTTGATGACATAGTTATAAGCTCAAAAATTTCAAACGATACTATAACTATCAAAAATAAGCTCTTCAGACATGCTATAGAAAATATAGTCTTTAAAGACGGCTCGGTTTTAAGCCACCAAGACATACTTAATCGCTCTTCTATAAAAGCAACCGAAGGAAGCGACAAATTCTATCTCAGCAATAAGGACGATGAATTTGATGCTTTGGGTGGAGACGATGAAATTTACGGGCAAGATGGTAACGATGTCATAAATGGCAATAAAGGAAACGACAAACTTTACGGCGACAGGGGTGACGATACCCTAAACGGCGGTAAAGACGACGATATCCTAAACGGCGGATATGGAGATGATACCTATATCTTCAATAAAGGCGACGGCAAAGATACCGTAACCGATAATGGAGGAGCCGATACTATAAAATTTGGCGAAGGAATAAGCAAAGAGGATCTTATCGTCAAAAGAGTTGCAAGAATGAATGATTATACTAAACGAAAGGAATATTCGGATATAGTCATACTCTTTAAAAATTCCCCAAATGATTCCATTACTATGCAAAACGTTATCGATAGTAACAAAAATAAAGATAACAACATAATAGAAAATTTTGAATTTGCTAATGGTGAGAAGCTGGGCTTCGAAGATATCAAAAAGCTATCTTTGATTGGTACCGACAGTAACGAGAATATTGTAGGTTATGTCCATGCAAATAATATCATCAAGGGAGAAGGCGGAGACGATAAGCTCTACGGTCAAGGCTGGAATGATACTATGTACGGCGGAGACGGTAATGACCTAATCGAGGGTGGTAGCGGTAACGATACCTTAATCGGAGGCGCAGGAAATGATATTCTAAAAGGCGGAACAGGAGACGATACTTACATATTCAATAAAGGGGACGGTAACGATATAATAGAAGATAACGATGGGGTAGATACTCTTAAATTCGGCGAAGGCATACAAAAAGAGGATCTAATTGTTTCAACTAATATAAATCAGAAGTGGTCTTATTTAAATAATGCAACAGATATAATCATTAAATTTAAACATAATGAAGCCGATTCTATAACTTTAAAAAATGTTCTTACTGAAAATAAAACCAGAATTAATGGCGTCATAGAGAACTTCAAATTTGCTAATGGAGAAAAATTAAACTTTGAAGATATCAAGCAATTATCTCTTGTGGGTACTAATGAAGGAGAAACAATAAAGGGCTTTGAAGATTCAAACAATACTCTTATAGGTAATGGCGGAGATGATAAGCTTTATGGTAGAGACGGAAACGATACTTTGATTGGGGGCGACGGTGAAGATGAGCTTCACGGCGGTATGGGAGATAATACTTTCATCGGTGGCAAGGGAAACGATATTATTGAGGGCGGAAACGGCAACGATACCTATATTTTTAATAAAGGTGACGGAACCGATACCATAAAGGAAAACGGCGATATGTCGGATGTTCTTAAATTTGGAAAAGGTATAAGCAAAGAGGATCTTATAGTAACTAGAGGTAGCTACTATGGAGATATAACTATTAAATTTAAAAATAACGACACAGATTCTATAATACTTAAAGATGCTATTGTTAGGGGCTCCGCAGTGAATGGTGGTAACATAGATTATTTCGAATTCGAAAACGGTGATAAGCTAGAACTTGATGACATTAAAAGACTATCTCTTCTCGGCACCGATCAAAACGATAAATTATCTGCCTATCACGATATGGATAATAACATCATAAAAGGTTTTGGCGGAGACGATGTTCTTTACGGTGAGGAGGGAAATGATTCCATAGATGGAGGAGACGGTAACGATATTATAGTCGGCGGCAAAGGAGACGATATTCTTGATGGTGGAGATGGCGACGATACCTATGTCTTCAATATTGGCGATGGAGCCGATATTATAGAGGAATCCGGAGGCGGAATGGATATTATAAAATTCGGCGAAGGTATCAACAAGGAAGATATTATAATATCCAAGAGCAAAAGAGAGGAAGGAGATCGGGAACCTACTTGCCTAACGATAAAATTTAAAAACAACGATAAAGATTCTATAACTTTACAAAGCGTTATTCGGGACAATAAACCAAGTCCTTATTACGCAGGAGAAAAGGCCTTACAGTTTGCTAATGGCGATAAGCTAAGCTTTGAAGATATTATTGCATTATCTTTAGTGGGAACCGATAAAAATGAAACCATAAGAGGCTATAGCGATGCAAACAACACCATAGTGGGCAACGGCGGAAACGATGAGCTTTATGGAGATAGGGGCGATGATACTTTGATCGGCGGTACGGGAGACGATATTTTAAATGGAGGGGCAGGTAACGATACTTTTGTTTTTAACAAAGGAGACGGCAACGACACGATAGCGGACGATTACATTAAATATAGCAACGACAAAGATAGCGATACTCTAAAATTTGGCGAAGGTATAAGTAAGGAGGATTTAATAGCCAAAAGAGTTAGAAACGACTATCCAAACGATAATTATCGAAATTATAGAGATATCGTTATATCTCTTAAAAATTCTACCGGCGATTCGATTACTTTACGAAATGCTACCGATCAAAATAAAACTGATGAAAATAACGCCGTAAAAACCTTTAAATTTGCCAATGGCGAAGAATTAGGAATTGAAGAGATTAAAAGATTATCGCTTATCGGCACCGACGCAGACGATGATACGCTATACGGTTATAACGATATGGATAATATCATCAAGGGCGGAGATGGAAACGATACTTTAACCGGCGGCGACGGAGTAGAAAATATCCTTGAAGGCGGCAGAGGCAATGACATACTAAAGGGAGGCTATAGAAGTTACGGTGAAGAGATCAGGGGGAAAAATACTTTCGTTTTTTCCAAAGGCGACGGCAAGGATACGATAACGAGTATTAACAATGGGGATTTGATTAAATTTAAAGATTTAAATAAAGAGGATGTTAAATTTGAACTAGATTTAGTAAATAAAACTCTTCTAATATCAAGCACCGTTTCAAACGATACCGTCTTAGTGGAAGGCTATAGCGCTACTTCCGAAGAGTATGATCATATCAACCAACGCAATATAGTAAACGATATAAATATAGAGTTCAAAGACGGTAAAATTCTAGGAAGTGATTTTATCAACAAGCAAGTAAAACCTATAGGCGATGCAAACACTATGGTAGGAGGCAGTGAAAATAATACCTTTGAATATGAAGGCGGTCTAAAGAGCATAGTGGATATCGGGGGCTATGATAAAGTGATCTTTAAAAAGCCCGGCAATAAAATATATTACAGCTCAGACGGTACAAATTTAAAAATAAGCACCGCTCCGATCGATGAGAACAATAAAGACGTATTGGAAGTAAAAGGCTTTTTTAACGATAAAAATAACATTGTAGAGGAATTTCAAATAAATAGCTACTGGAATATTAAGGCGGCAGATATCTATCAAGCATTCGGCAAAACCTATATCGGAGACGAAAAACCTGCCCAGCCCAATGATCCGGGCAAGCCGGATACCCCAAGCGACAATACTATCATTGGAGGAAGCGGCAATGATACTTTCTCCTATGAAGGAGGGCTGAAGAGCATAAAAGATAGCGGGGGCTACGATAAGGTAATATTCAAAAAAGAGGGCAACCATGTATATTATCAAATGTTTGGAGAGGATCTTAAAATAAGCACTGCTCCGATTAATGAGAATAATAAAGACGTCTTGGAAGTAAAAGGCTTTTTTGGCAATAAGAATAACATCGTAGAGGAATTTCAAATAAATAGCTATTGGAACATTAAGGCGCAAGATATCTATAAGGCATTCGGCAAAACCTATATAGGAGATGCCAAGCCTACCGCATTAGCGATGGATGCTAATTTGGCCATGAATAGTAAAGCTCAAATCTCGCCTCTTTCAAAAAGCTCCGGCGATAGTTCAAATTCCAAATCAGGCTGGGATATGGTTTTAGGCGGCGGTGATAAAAGTGAGCTAAAAGCCATCGTATCAGAATTTTATAATGATACGGACTTGAGCACATCCAAGCTTAATTCGGCTCTTAGCCCTAGCGGCATTGCAGATATAAACACTATATCGGGCATCAGCCAAGAAGAGGCTTTGAAAGATAGTGCTTTCTTAAGCCAAGATACCGTAAACAAGATTATCGAGCAGCTAAACGTTTATGCCGATAACTCGGAGGCTTTGGAATTTAACCAAAAAGATATTCGCAAGGATGATATGCAAGTTTATATGAGCTAAGGGCTATTTAGGATTATACCTTTTAAGGGTTATGTCTTATAATTATGCCGGCATTTCATTCCCCTTGCTGGTATATCGCTTTATGTTAGAATTTTATATGAGGTGGCACATTTAAAACGCCGCCTCATAAGTTGTCGTATATTTTAAAACCATAGCTAGTCAAATGATTAAATTTTGATACGATAAATTTAAAATGCTTGCATGAGGACAGACAAAATTCTACAAATATCTCTATCTCTACATGCGTTTTTGCGCTTATAATCTTTGCCCTTCATTAAAGAACTTAAAAGGAGCGAGGTTAATTCTATAAGTTACACGTTTTTACTCTTTACGCTCCTCAAATCCCAACCCACACACCCCCTTCAACAAAACATCCCACTCAAAACCAACCCTGAAATCCTCCACATTAAAACCCAATCTAAAAACGAACGTCTTATCCCCCGCAATTCTCTACTCCTTATGCTTCTTAAAACATCCGCAATATCAGATTTTACCATTCTCTATCACCAAGCCTTTTTATAGAAATAATGAGGCTTTATGAAAACAACGAAGCACAATGACGCTTCTAAAAACAATGAAACTGCCGAAAAGAATAACAAAGCTTAATAAAAGCAATGAATCTATTGAAAAGCAGCAAAGCTTCCTGGCATTTTTTTATTCTCCCGTTATAATAGGAGCGGTAATCTTTAAATTTACCACAAAATCTATCACAAAGGAGCAGATATGCATTACGAAAATCTTTTAAGAGTCAAGAAAGGCATAAAGGTCTTTAACGACAAAGCTCAAGAAACTGCTAATCAGAATGAGCTTATATGGCTAGTAAATACCTTTATCTCATATATTAGTAGAGCAAGGCACGATAAGAAAAGAGCGGATAATGCACTTAACGGTATATTGCACTATTACAAAGATATGAAAGTAGATAAAAGAGCCTTAAGCGAAGTAGTAAATAAAGAGTATAAAAAGCTACTGGGCCCAAAGAAAAAACCGACCAAATCAAAAATAGCAGATTATAAGGATTGCTTAAAATCCCTACACAAAAGCGGCCATAGCTATCAAAAAATAGCAGATATCCTATGGAAAAACTACGGCATACAAACTAGCAAATCAAGCGTAGCAAGACTATTAAAAAGATAAAGGTATATATCATGGCTCTACACACCAGAATGAACGCTAAAGCTATTATCTCTCAGATTATGAAGCAAGCAAACGGTATCGGAATATCTAAAAGTAATGTAAGACGCAATAGTAAGCTTAAAGGACAGAATGGTCATACAAAGAGCGTATACGCCCATAGCATTAAAAGCATTCAAAACTTAAGAGCGGTAACTACTCAATATATAGAATTTCTTAAAGCCAAACACGGTCAAAAAATAATGCAAAACATTAATGCCGGTAGTGCAAGAGAGTGGCTACTGCTAAAAGCAAACAAAATAAGCGGAGGAACACTTAATACCTATATATCGGCATTAGCTAAGAGCTTTGATAATTGTAGTAAGCTAGGGCTAAACGTATCTGGAAAAGATATTACGGATGTCCGGAAAGAATTTAAGAAAAATGGTATGAACCTTCGTAAAAGGCATTATAACAGAGCCTATAAAGATCCATATAAGATCATAAACAATATGCAACTAAGCTCATTATACTATATATCCGCTAAGCTTCAATTGGAAGCAGGACTAAGACTGGATGATGCTATCAATTCAAGCAAATGGCAAATCAACGATGATAATAGCATAACCATACTCGGCAGTAAGAACGGCTTATGTTACAGTACTAAAAAGCTAAGCGATAAGACTATAAGGCAGCTAAGACTTGCCAAAGAAGCGGGATACTATGCCCCAAAGAATGCTTACGTAAAAGATCTAAAAGCAGCAGGAGCGGACAAAAGAGGAACACATGGGCTTAGATATAACTTCGCTCAAGAAAGATACGAAGAGTTGCGTAAAGAAGGTATGAGTCATATAGAAGCTTTAGCTCAGGTATCTATAGATATGGGGCATTCAAGAGTGGAGATAACTAGGCATTATTTGGTTGGGCTATAGGCATTATTGGCTTGATTAGAGGCATTACTTAGGTTTGATTAAAGAGGGAATGGCTAGATAGGTGCTTTCGACATTTAAAAGTCTTTTTTAATGCTTAATGATGCTTAGATGATTTAAATATCCTAAATATCTTTGATACCCCTGTCAATGCTCAAATTCCTATTAAAATAAGGCTGCGTATACTTAAAGTAGGGTTTTAACATAAAATATCTATAAAGAGTATAGATGGAGGTTACTTTATCTGCTTGTAAGAGCAATGCTTTAGCAAAGAATGCTCCTAAAAAGAATAAAAGAGATAAGTTTAAAATTTAACAGAAAGGCTTTTATAAGAAAATATACCTGCAATGGATAAAATGCTGATTTGGTTAAGAAATTTAAGCTGCCTATGTATGACAAAATATCCTTTAAAAGAGATAAAAAGGCTGATCCGATGATAAATCGATCTACCTATGATATTGCAAGAATATCCTTACAATAGATAAATAGGTATCGATAAGACCATGAGCCATAGATTATAATCCTTGTGATAAAAGTTTATCCTACCCACTTAGATATAGAAAATTCTATCTATACAATAACACCCCCTACAAGGAATAATCGCAACGGCGGTAGCAGACGAGCAAACGCTCCGCTAGCGACGAGCGAGACAAGCCCCGTAACCTTTAACGGAGGCGCTACCTCCACGCGGCTTTTCAGATAGTCCCCTTGATCAAATTTAATGCACTTAGGCAATAAATAAAACGAATAAGAAGGCTATCTAGGGAAAAAACTCTAGGGGCAAAAAGACGTTACATCTTTAGAATTTAGTTAAAACAGAAGCTTTTTAGATTAATGTGCGAAGCTATAACGCACCTCTGCGATTTTTCTTATTACCCCAAACCGCCAGCGGGGAACTAAAGATTAAGAATGCTTGACAAGCGTTTAAGCTTATCAATAAAACATTACCGATAACGTAACCCATCGAAAAACCATAATATATAAACTTTAAAGGTTACTTCAAAAAGCTAAGAGGCTTTTTTAACATATAAAACATTCTTTCTCCTTAGTAAAAACGTTATAAGGATATTTCAAAAAATACCTTATGAAAACAATATAGCTAGAAAACAAAAAAATGATATGAGCTGTTTTTTTAAAAGAAGATTGTTGTTTTTAACAAGCTTGGATAGATATAAAAGCAATGAAGGAACCTGGTAAACCTATGAAGGTTATGGAGGAATAGAGCACAACCTGGTAAACCGAGCATTAAAAGATATAAAAGCTAATATGCAATATGCAAGAAATTACTAGCAAAAAGCGTAGAGGTAAAAAAAGAATGGGAATGCTTCAGAATTTATATAATCTATTGTGGCCCTATCCTCGCAAGCACTCGTCTTTAGTATCAAAAAAGGCAAGTGCTTAAAAAGAAAGCAATACGCTAAAATGAGGGCGAGCGCTTAGGAAAGGAGTAGTGATGAAGTAATATATGGGAGGGGAGGGAAAGTAAGTGCTTTTTTAAGAGGATAAGGCGGCTCATACGCTAATTACGGTAAGCTGTAGAATGACAAACTGTGGTAGGTTTTGTTTCAACTTCCTATCTCACCGTCTTTCCGCTTATCCGGAAATTTCTAAAACACATGGCATATAGACTTAAAGGCGCTATCCATAGTAGGAATAATGCCTTTGGCCTTCCCCTTTCTCCCCTTAAAATTTAAACCCCAGCCCCTTTAAATAACCTAGCCACCATGTTAGAACCCTACGCGTATTCTCAATATTCGTAGCTTTGTTATAAATCTTTTGTATCTCTCTTTGTGCATGAAAAAGGGTGCGTTCAATGCTATAAGGATCCAGCTTGTTCTCATGAATTTTTTCATATGCAAAGGTTTCTAATATCTTTCTAAAAGAGTGAAAAACTAGTCTATTCTTAGCTATTACGGGAGCATAGGTTTTAAGCGCTTTAACTAGAGTCATATCGCTTAGTACCTCTCCTTGCGTATTGGCAAAGCATAACGGGCAGTGGCTATGATGAGGATGTAATGTTTGCAGCCATTGCCCTACTTCTCTAGGAAGTCCTAGATGTTCATCTCCATTGCTTTTTACCTTATTCTCATCTTGCGGGAATAGTAAGTAGTATTCTCCATCATCACCTATTTTTAAATGCTCATGAGTTAAATTTCTTACATTTGAGCTTCTTAGCCCTGTAAGCAGTCCGAATATCAAAGCATTCTTAACACCTATTTGATGAGGATAGTTCATAATAAATTTGATAAGTACGGTTAAATCCAAGTCATCTTTTATATATGGGTATTCGCTACGACGAGGTATAGTATAAAAGTCCTTAAACACCTCTTCTGCAAATAATGGATTTTTGGAAATATCTCTTATGCGAGCATATCGGAATAGTCTTTTAATGAGTTTGAATAAAATTTCTAATGAGGCGTACTTCTCATTATCGTAATAATAATCCAGTATCGGCATAATATCCTTTTTGCTTATCTTGTTTATATCTTTGTCGCAAATATCCCTTAAAGCCTTAAAGCTCATATCTCGTCTTTTAGAGGTTGCTAATGCAACATTACCGTTATGTCTGCGAAACTGTCTATAAACGCTTGCCAGAGTATTTTTAGCAGGGATCAGCTTAGCAGAATCATCTATCATTAAACCTTTAAGAGTTTCTTTGGCTTTGCTTAGGCTTATCTCATCTGCATTACCTAAAGACTTAATCAGCTTGCCGCCTATGCAATAGTGATAGTGCCTATGGATTGTTTGTATTCCCTTTTTAGTAAATGAGCGGTAAAATCTAACTGCTATATGCTCATCTATCATTTCTACCATAGTATTTTTGCGATGAGGCAGGGAGAAATTTCTGATCACTTTATCGGGGTTCGTTTTAAAAGCCGGATCGTCTTTAATTTTAGAAAAAACTTTCATAACCGTTTATCCTTTAAAATTTCATATAGTTTCATAGGACAAATTATAAAAGCTTCCAAAGAGTTTAACAAGCTTAAGAGCTACTATACATTTTTTAATATATAGTAGTTTCTCTTAAACCGCCTGTATAATCTAGCGTTTTTAGCATTTGAAATTTTTTTGAAAAAATTTGAAAAACCCGTAAAACAGGGCCTTCAAAAAAATCAAAAAACTAAAAATAGGGGGAAAATTTGATAGATGGTGTCCCGTGTAGGATTCGAACCTACGGCCGCCTGATTAAGAGTCAGATGCTCTACCAACTGAGCTAACGAGACAAGAACTATAATTGTAGTGATAAAAATATAAAAAACTGATTAAATTTTATAAAAATTTCGTTAAATTTCATAAAATTTTATTCGGTCCTTATATATCTAATAACTCATAAAAATTAAATAAAATATTTTAGTAAAGAATCAATAAATTTTCTTAAAAAATAACCTATACGTTTCGATTTCACATCTAAACGCTCTTGCACAAACTCAACGCAAGAAGCCCCATAAGCGGGGCTTGGCTCGATAATTTATTTTGCTTTTTTAGCCTTTTTGCTTCGCGTAGCCTTAGCATGAGTTCTAGGAGAGCGGTTTGAGATGATCGGCTTGCCGTCAGGATATTTTTTCTGCACGTGATTTACAGGTATCGCTGCACTGCTGCTAGCGCCGTATTTCTCGCCGTTTGTGAAATACTTCCTCATCACTTCCTTCCATCTTTTTGCGTATTTATTCGCGCGCGGAGAATCGTTTAAAATATCCTCGTAGTCGTAAATTCTCTCATAGAAGTCGTTAGTTAGCTGATCGTCAATAGTTATTCTGCCGTTATCGATCGATACGCCTAGGTAGACACCTGTTTGCTCGCCCGGGCTTACCATCCATGCAGAAATATCAGGTAGATCGGTTGCGCGACCTGTTCTTCTACCTACGCCGCCTGCTGCAGCACCTACATTGATCTCAAGGGTGTCTGTGCCGGTAAAAATGTCTTGATATGACTTCGTAGTATGAAAGATCATCACGATGTCGCTCGTCTCGTAGCCCGCCTGTAAGCCCACGCCGTAGCCTTTATATTTGATAAAAATCGGCGAACTCCACTCGCCGTTCTCGCCTTTGACGCTAAAAATTCCATCGCCGTATTGTAGCGATGCGCCCGCAGCTAAACGTTTTACGTCGGTTAGGATTGCGACGGCTTTGGCGCTAGTCAGATAGCGTTCATCGGTGCCGAAGTTATTAGCCGCTACGAAAGATCTAACGACGTTAGTCGCCGCTATAACCTCTTGATTTGCCACGACGTCCGCGTGCAAAAGACCGCAAAGTGCAACAGATGCTAGAAGCAAAAACTTTTTCATCATTTAATCCTTTTAAAATTGAATTTTCGTTATTATAACAGCAATTTCATTTGTTTTAGCTAATTTTTAACAAAAAATTGATGGAAAATAACGAATTTTGGAAAATTTATGAAATTTCTAGCTATTTTTGCACTTTTGGCGATCAAAATTTTCGCTTTAGACATAGTAAACGGCGACGTTGTTATCTTAAAATTAGATAAAAGCACGACCGAGTTGAGCTTTGGCTTAAAGCAAATTCCTCTCATCACGGCTCCAAATTCTAACGATAAAATCGCCGTTTTAGCAGCGAATTACCGTGCTAAGGGAGATTTCGCGCTGCGGATAGTAGATCAAAGCGGCAGCCACGAGCAGATCGTTGCTTTGAAAAAGGGTGAGTATAAAAAAGAGGCTCTAAGTGTCGCTCCAGGCAAAGTTAAACCACCTAAAGAAGCCGCCGCGCGTATCAAAAAAGAGCTCGACGAAGCCAACGCGATCTATGCGATCACCACGCCGCGCTATCTTTTTTCTACGCCGTTTGAGCTGCCTTTAAACTCCAAAATAACCTCTGCGTTCGGCAATGCCCGCACCTTTAATGGCGAGCTTAAAAGCTATCACAGCGGCACCGATTATCGCGCCGCG
Protein-coding sequences here:
- a CDS encoding lipid-binding SYLF domain-containing protein, translated to MKKFLLLASVALCGLLHADVVANQEVIAATNVVRSFVAANNFGTDERYLTSAKAVAILTDVKRLAAGASLQYGDGIFSVKGENGEWSSPIFIKYKGYGVGLQAGYETSDIVMIFHTTKSYQDIFTGTDTLEINVGAAAGGVGRRTGRATDLPDISAWMVSPGEQTGVYLGVSIDNGRITIDDQLTNDFYERIYDYEDILNDSPRANKYAKRWKEVMRKYFTNGEKYGASSSAAIPVNHVQKKYPDGKPIISNRSPRTHAKATRSKKAKKAK
- a CDS encoding tyrosine-type recombinase/integrase; amino-acid sequence: MKVFSKIKDDPAFKTNPDKVIRNFSLPHRKNTMVEMIDEHIAVRFYRSFTKKGIQTIHRHYHYCIGGKLIKSLGNADEISLSKAKETLKGLMIDDSAKLIPAKNTLASVYRQFRRHNGNVALATSKRRDMSFKALRDICDKDINKISKKDIMPILDYYYDNEKYASLEILFKLIKRLFRYARIRDISKNPLFAEEVFKDFYTIPRRSEYPYIKDDLDLTVLIKFIMNYPHQIGVKNALIFGLLTGLRSSNVRNLTHEHLKIGDDGEYYLLFPQDENKVKSNGDEHLGLPREVGQWLQTLHPHHSHCPLCFANTQGEVLSDMTLVKALKTYAPVIAKNRLVFHSFRKILETFAYEKIHENKLDPYSIERTLFHAQREIQKIYNKATNIENTRRVLTWWLGYLKGLGFKF
- a CDS encoding M23 family metallopeptidase → MKFLAIFALLAIKIFALDIVNGDVVILKLDKSTTELSFGLKQIPLITAPNSNDKIAVLAANYRAKGDFALRIVDQSGSHEQIVALKKGEYKKEALSVAPGKVKPPKEAAARIKKELDEANAIYAITTPRYLFSTPFELPLNSKITSAFGNARTFNGELKSYHSGTDYRAAVGTGVRAANDGVVVIAKDRYYAGGSVVIDHGGGIYSQYYHLSEIKVALGDHVHKGDEIALSGESGRVSGPHLHFGIAINGVSVNPLSFVAKFNEVVFGER